The nucleotide sequence GTTCTGCCGTATTCACCTACGACATGAACGTGTTCATTCCGGGCAAGTTGCTCGAAAAGATGCAGGAATACAAGGTGACCACCTTCTGTGCGCCGCCGACCGTTTACCGCTACATTCTGCAGCATGGCGTCGAAAAGTACAACCTTTCCAGCCTCAAGTACTGCACCACCGCAGGCGAGGCTTTGAACCTCGACATTTACAAGAAGTTCTTCGAAAAGACGGGACTCCGCCTGCACGAAGGCTACGGCCAGACCGAACTTACGCTCACCACGGGCAACTTCGAATGGATGGAAGCACGCCCCGGTTCTATGGGCAAGCCCTCTCCGGGCTACCGCATGGACATCGTGGATGCCGACGGCAACAGCTGCGGCCCCGATGAAGTCGGCGAAATCATCATCAAGATTGACGAAGGCAAGCCCTTCGGCATGTTCGGCGGCTACTACCGCGACGAAGAACGCACCCAGAAAGTATTCGAGGGCGGAGTCTACCACACCGGCGACACCGCTACCCGCGACAAGGACGGTTTCTTCTGGTTCGTGGGCCGTACCGACGACCTGATCAAGAGCTCCGGCTACCGCATCAGCCCCTTCGAAGTCGAAGAAGTGCTCCACAAGCACCCGGCCGTCTTGGAAGTGGCCGTCACAGGCGTCGAAGACCAGTCTCGCGGACAGGCCGTGAAGGCAACCGTCGTGCTCCAGAAGGGTTACGAAGCCTCTAAGGAACTCGCAAAAGAAATCCAGCTGTTCGCAAAGAACGTGGCCGCCTCTTACAAGAGCCCGCGCATAATTGACTTCGTGTCGGAACTGCCGAAGACCATCAGCGGAAAAATCCGTCGCGCCTCTATCCGCGACAAGGACAAGGAAGACGCTTCCGCTGCTAGCGCAGCCAACGCCGCAGCAGAAACCGCAGCGAAGGAAGCCGAAAGCGCCCCGGAAAATAAAGAATAGTTGCGGAACAGCAAAGAATCTAAAAAGCCCGCCTCCAAGGCGGGCTTTTGCTATTTAACAGTACATTTACTTAACCGCAATTCGTTGGATTTGCCTATCGATACGAATCAGGAAATTTCCTGAATGCGGCAAAACTACAGAAAAACCACTCCCGCCTACACGACCCGTGGCTAGCACCTGTCCCTGTATATCCAACACTGCATACGAGCTTCCATTCCGTGCCCCTGACACCAGCACATTTCTACCGGCAACGATCACCTGGAAGCGCGGAGCCTCCCACGTTTCCAGCAAAGCATCACTGCATTCCTTGCCATCGCAATAGAGCACTAATTTTTTGCGGCTAGAAGAGGATTTTGCAGACCTACTTGAGCTAGACTTCGCCTTAACACTCGAAGACGATTTCGCCTTGGAGCTCGAACTAGACTTAGCCTCGCTTGAAGAAGACTTTACAGCACTGCTCGAACTTGACGACGCCACACTCGAAGACGATTCATCAAGGGTATAATTCTTGATTTCTCCGCAGAAATTCGGCAACGGCTCCAAGCCCACATTTTGCCCCCATATAGAACCGTTTTTCCCATCATGCAAGGCGTATGCCACATCCCCATTTGCAAACTGTTCCCATTTAGCCGCCATTCCATAAACAGTCTTATCACCGGAAACCTTCAAGTAATAGCAATTCGTCACATCAATATCCGATCTTACCACTCCCACCAAGGCATCATCGTCTAATTGCAAGCTGTCAGACATGACACACCCCACATTGTAACAATTCACAATACTCACTCTAGCGTCATACTTGATAAAACCGACCAAGCCGCCAGTTTCGTCATGTTCGCCATCAATTAAACCGGTGTTATAACAATTTTCAATATACGTATTGCTGTATTGACCAATGACTCCCACGATTCCACCCAGATAGCGAACTGCCTTGACAGTAGATCTATTATAACAATTCGAGATTTCAATATACGAATACGCCGTCCGAGCATTTCCATTGGCTATACCGACCAAGGCCCCCACCTGATCAAAGTCACCCTTGACCTCAAAGTACGAAGCTTCGATACCGATATTTTTGACAACAATAGGTTTTTTGTACGAACCAACAATACCGAGTGACCCGAAAAAGCCATAACCACGATACCCATCATAGGCGTCCCGTACCGAATCGCACTTTACATAAAGCCCCGATACCGAATGGCCTCTTCCGTCAAACACGCCAGTGAACCCATTGATGGGAATCCAATGGATAAATTCCGCAGAAT is from uncultured Fibrobacter sp. and encodes:
- a CDS encoding AMP-binding protein, which gives rise to MILNRFLARTEYSSYEDLYENFKLNIPEDFNFAYDVVDEYAKTEPKREALVWCDDNDESHIFTFKDLSIASQRTANFLVEKGIKKGDRVMLILRRRYEFWFFLLALHRIGAIAIPATNMLAAEDLEYRFKAADIKMVVSYDDPALQKEIDTACEHTRIVETLVTIGQSRQNWINFYDDYEICPPSFPRPTGDAATHNDDIMIVYFTSGTSSNPKMVAHTFSYPLGHIVTAKYWQNVIDGGRHLTVAETGWAKALWGKIYGQWIAGSAVFTYDMNVFIPGKLLEKMQEYKVTTFCAPPTVYRYILQHGVEKYNLSSLKYCTTAGEALNLDIYKKFFEKTGLRLHEGYGQTELTLTTGNFEWMEARPGSMGKPSPGYRMDIVDADGNSCGPDEVGEIIIKIDEGKPFGMFGGYYRDEERTQKVFEGGVYHTGDTATRDKDGFFWFVGRTDDLIKSSGYRISPFEVEEVLHKHPAVLEVAVTGVEDQSRGQAVKATVVLQKGYEASKELAKEIQLFAKNVAASYKSPRIIDFVSELPKTISGKIRRASIRDKDKEDASAASAANAAAETAAKEAESAPENKE